One Gloeobacter morelensis MG652769 DNA window includes the following coding sequences:
- a CDS encoding N-acyl-D-amino-acid deacylase family protein: MEKIVGIGTLLLLGAVPVWAEDVLITNALIYDGGGGAPFAGSVRVEAGRIAAVAPALSVRPGERTRNLGGLTIAPGFIDMHSHADGAIFENPTADAAIRQGIATVFVGQDGESNYPLANFFARLDQQPAALNVASMVGHATLRREAMKPDALRASTPLELARMRTLLAQEMAVGAFGLSTGLEYPDGFSATTEEVVELANVVAPLGGFYISHMRDEGNAVFEAMAELVDIGAQAGLPVQISHIKLSTTPVWHQATVRVPQLIAAARRRGVDLKADVYPYTFWQSTLRVIVPDRDYFNAAKVEKAIADNGGPERLRIVRYGPQPALAGKTLDQIARLWKVTPTQAFMRIVRETEPVGGGQPAEGVIGTSVSEDDLRTFIAAPWTMFCTDGELNGAHPRGAGSFARILGKYVREEKVLPLAAAIYKMTALPASRLKLTDRGRIAPGFHADLVVFDPARVADRATVEAPLAPPVGIEAVMVNGEWVVDRGQVTGKRPGRVLRRPGS, encoded by the coding sequence TTGGAAAAAATTGTTGGTATCGGCACACTGCTGCTGCTGGGAGCGGTTCCGGTTTGGGCGGAGGACGTGCTTATTACCAATGCCCTCATCTATGACGGCGGCGGCGGGGCGCCCTTTGCTGGCAGTGTCAGGGTCGAAGCGGGTCGGATCGCAGCGGTGGCCCCGGCACTATCGGTCAGGCCGGGCGAGCGGACGCGGAACCTGGGCGGTTTGACTATTGCTCCCGGGTTTATCGATATGCACAGCCACGCCGACGGTGCCATCTTCGAGAACCCCACCGCCGATGCAGCCATTCGCCAGGGCATCGCGACCGTCTTTGTCGGCCAGGATGGCGAGTCGAACTATCCGCTCGCCAATTTTTTTGCCAGGCTGGACCAACAGCCCGCCGCCCTCAATGTGGCGAGTATGGTGGGACATGCCACATTGCGCCGCGAGGCGATGAAGCCCGACGCGCTGCGGGCCTCCACGCCTTTAGAACTGGCGCGCATGCGCACCTTGCTTGCGCAGGAAATGGCCGTCGGGGCCTTTGGGCTCTCGACCGGCCTGGAGTACCCGGACGGTTTTTCGGCCACCACCGAGGAGGTGGTGGAACTGGCCAACGTGGTGGCACCCTTGGGAGGTTTCTACATCAGCCACATGCGCGACGAGGGCAATGCGGTCTTCGAGGCGATGGCCGAACTGGTGGATATCGGGGCGCAAGCCGGGCTGCCGGTGCAGATCAGCCATATCAAGCTTTCTACCACCCCCGTCTGGCATCAGGCAACGGTACGGGTGCCGCAACTAATCGCAGCGGCCCGCCGGCGGGGTGTCGACCTCAAAGCGGATGTGTACCCTTATACGTTCTGGCAGTCGACGCTGCGGGTGATTGTGCCTGACCGCGATTACTTCAACGCCGCCAAAGTGGAGAAAGCGATTGCCGACAACGGCGGCCCGGAGCGGCTGCGCATCGTCCGCTACGGACCGCAACCGGCTCTGGCAGGCAAGACTCTCGATCAAATCGCCCGGCTCTGGAAGGTAACGCCCACCCAGGCGTTTATGCGTATCGTGCGCGAGACGGAGCCCGTAGGCGGTGGGCAGCCCGCAGAAGGGGTGATCGGCACCTCGGTGAGCGAGGACGACCTGCGCACTTTTATCGCCGCTCCCTGGACGATGTTCTGCACCGACGGGGAACTCAATGGCGCCCACCCGCGCGGGGCCGGTTCCTTCGCGCGCATCCTGGGCAAGTACGTCCGCGAGGAAAAAGTGCTGCCTTTGGCTGCAGCCATCTACAAGATGACCGCTCTGCCGGCAAGCCGGCTGAAACTCACCGACCGGGGACGGATTGCCCCGGGTTTTCACGCAGATCTGGTGGTCTTCGACCCGGCGCGCGTCGCCGATCGGGCTACTGTCGAGGCGCCCCTTGCTCCCCCGGTGGGCATCGAGGCAGTCATGGTCAACGGCGAATGGGTCGTCGATCGAGGCCAAGTCACGGGCAAACGGCCGGGGAGGGTGCTGCGGCGGCCGGGAAGCTGA
- a CDS encoding ABC transporter permease: protein MLGPIIKHEWRNLVAQSTLWPIVGLFALLIGYGVYNGAAWVQFQQEAIQTARQDEATRLASLGKQLASLEHGPTAALKEAPQASAWWVGYSLAGRYAVMPPGPLASLSVGQSDLYPYYFKVTTASKQAFINNNEIENPTNLLAGHFDLAFVIVYLYPLLILALSYNLISQERDEGTLSMLLSQPVALATFVLGKIAFRALIVLALAVVFSLAGVVLGGAELGAPGTALRLGLWILVVASYGAFWFAAAVAVNALGGSSATNAVALMGLWLAFVMLIPALVNITISAVDPMPSRLEMIQSLREASSAASDQSDQFLSKYQADHPELAAEGKGGFNYTDYGVRYTLVQAEVDRRVRPVLERFDAQLLRQQEWVDRYRYLSPAVVTQEALNDLAGTGVARYRHFLGQVEVYHRDWQKFFRADTMGKRYFDTYDLQARQRFRFSEEAPGPLTERVLGSLLGLIAPAVLIGLVGLSALRRYPITG from the coding sequence ATGTTAGGGCCAATTATCAAGCACGAGTGGCGCAACCTGGTTGCCCAAAGCACCCTTTGGCCCATCGTCGGCCTGTTCGCGCTCCTGATTGGCTATGGGGTCTACAACGGGGCCGCCTGGGTGCAGTTCCAGCAGGAGGCGATCCAGACCGCCAGGCAGGACGAGGCAACACGGTTGGCCTCGCTGGGTAAGCAGTTGGCGTCCCTTGAGCACGGACCGACGGCCGCATTGAAAGAGGCTCCGCAGGCCAGTGCCTGGTGGGTCGGCTACTCGCTTGCGGGGCGTTACGCGGTGATGCCGCCCGGTCCCCTGGCCTCCCTATCGGTCGGTCAAAGCGATCTCTACCCGTACTACTTCAAGGTGACCACCGCCAGCAAGCAGGCTTTCATCAACAACAACGAGATCGAGAACCCGACCAACTTGCTGGCTGGGCACTTCGATCTGGCCTTCGTGATCGTTTATCTCTACCCGCTGTTGATCCTGGCTTTGAGCTACAACCTCATCTCCCAGGAACGCGACGAGGGCACGCTCTCGATGTTGCTGTCGCAGCCGGTGGCCCTCGCTACCTTCGTACTCGGCAAAATCGCTTTTCGGGCTTTGATCGTCCTGGCGCTGGCCGTCGTTTTTTCCCTGGCCGGGGTCGTTCTGGGCGGTGCCGAACTGGGGGCACCGGGCACCGCCCTGCGCTTGGGATTATGGATACTGGTGGTCGCATCTTACGGAGCTTTCTGGTTTGCAGCCGCGGTAGCGGTAAACGCCCTGGGCGGCAGTTCCGCGACCAATGCCGTCGCCTTGATGGGCCTGTGGCTGGCCTTTGTGATGCTGATTCCGGCCCTGGTCAACATCACGATCAGCGCTGTCGATCCGATGCCCTCGCGGCTTGAGATGATCCAGTCCCTGCGCGAAGCGTCCAGCGCCGCCAGCGACCAAAGCGACCAGTTCCTGAGCAAGTACCAGGCGGACCATCCGGAATTGGCCGCCGAGGGTAAGGGCGGATTTAACTACACCGATTACGGCGTCCGCTACACGCTCGTCCAGGCGGAGGTTGACCGGCGCGTCCGGCCGGTGCTCGAACGCTTCGACGCACAGCTTTTGCGCCAGCAGGAGTGGGTGGACCGCTATCGCTACCTCTCCCCGGCCGTGGTCACCCAAGAAGCGCTCAACGACCTGGCCGGTACCGGTGTGGCCCGCTACCGCCACTTCCTGGGACAGGTAGAGGTCTACCACCGCGACTGGCAGAAGTTCTTTCGCGCCGACACGATGGGTAAGCGGTACTTCGACACGTATGACCTACAAGCGCGGCAGCGCTTTAGGTTCTCTGAAGAAGCTCCCGGCCCGCTCACCGAGCGCGTCCTTGGCAGTCTGCTGGGGTTGATTGCTCCTGCTGTGCTCATTGGTCTAGTCGGCCTCTCAGCCTTGCGCCGCTATCCAATCACCGGCTAG
- a CDS encoding TonB-dependent receptor plug domain-containing protein, which yields MLQPAAGTAADLEHRPALWDWTRPLTAPAAISQAGGATPIAPAAASQGASAPGESADILDEVSVTATRRPTRQRDTTATTYTVKRADFQVQGARTVTDALVLIPGFEGPPALGGVRNSGFNFLRGFDDQRFLVLRDGVSLQRSGNNRSDITRFNVDELESIEVVTGGATLRYGSGAVGGVINLITETPRGLPKLTLAYEAGSYGFSRYLAKYGGGDDTLSYNLLFSSLVAFNNYPYSFTLPNQARFYGPTVNPNAAASGLAFDAEGNPISSFGQPNPDPENSGDIDLYGYLKPEVGPPITVKGVADNAFNANDSYAGKLVFKPDPANKLTLSLHQQNSKFSNDGPGAYGFIPCFGGALPPGVTNGTLSFSRFLPLNPDGSESACTVTPYIVNTASVNLGINSLLGNYAAPYTTSLDGKVNFPAGSAYPNAEPATGTQVSYRVDNQTQTEAALFWDYTLTPTTSINSYISYYRLTSTAFIAPLFFNTNFFGAGESPFAVSQPSQPYNEGNKLEIQSALNTQLTAGQTLSFGINFVQDRSYAQVGGGTGFVDSAISRTSVFLIDDISFSDQLKANLGFRYTYSTQFGSVGTPAVGIRYTPTNFLSLRANGSYVFNAPSIADLTVTGGFLLANPGLRPESGVTYDVGVDITPAQNLGVQVTYFNTYLDGFIGFAALIQDGNLRFQRQNQNTRIASGIEVAANWQLTDQLRLRVAYTNTDARNVGAVDSLEQSTYPYFFQFQDQSIPFNKIAAAFSYANQGLNASLLFRYDDGKRRGVTGLGGSTDFTPSFATLDLNVEVPISQNFTLTGSVFNLTDTQYEYLSGIPAPGTTFRVGGRIEFGGDAQGSN from the coding sequence TTGCTTCAGCCGGCAGCCGGCACCGCCGCCGACCTGGAACACCGCCCGGCCTTGTGGGATTGGACCCGGCCGCTCACCGCACCGGCCGCAATCAGCCAGGCGGGGGGAGCGACGCCGATTGCGCCTGCCGCCGCGTCTCAAGGAGCTTCCGCCCCGGGGGAGAGCGCCGATATTCTCGATGAAGTCTCGGTCACCGCCACCCGCCGCCCCACCCGGCAACGCGACACGACGGCGACGACCTATACGGTCAAAAGAGCAGATTTCCAGGTTCAAGGGGCCAGAACGGTCACAGACGCGCTGGTGCTGATTCCCGGCTTCGAGGGGCCGCCTGCTTTGGGTGGAGTGCGCAACTCGGGGTTCAATTTCTTGCGGGGCTTCGACGACCAGCGGTTTCTAGTGCTCAGGGACGGAGTGTCGCTGCAGCGCTCCGGCAACAACCGCTCCGACATCACACGCTTCAACGTCGATGAGCTGGAAAGCATCGAGGTGGTGACCGGCGGTGCGACGCTCCGCTACGGTTCTGGAGCCGTGGGCGGTGTGATCAACTTGATTACCGAGACACCCAGGGGACTGCCGAAGTTGACCCTCGCCTACGAAGCGGGCAGCTACGGCTTCAGCCGCTACCTGGCCAAGTACGGCGGTGGCGACGACACGCTTAGCTACAACTTGCTCTTCTCGAGCCTGGTTGCCTTCAACAACTACCCTTACAGTTTCACCCTGCCCAACCAGGCGCGCTTCTATGGCCCCACGGTCAACCCGAACGCGGCGGCCTCGGGCCTCGCCTTCGATGCGGAGGGCAACCCAATCAGCTCCTTCGGCCAGCCCAATCCCGACCCTGAGAACAGCGGCGATATCGACCTGTACGGCTACCTCAAGCCGGAGGTCGGTCCGCCCATCACCGTCAAAGGTGTCGCAGATAATGCTTTTAACGCTAACGACAGCTACGCGGGCAAGCTCGTCTTCAAGCCCGATCCCGCGAACAAACTGACCCTAAGCCTCCACCAGCAAAATTCTAAGTTCAGCAACGACGGCCCCGGCGCTTACGGTTTTATTCCTTGTTTTGGCGGTGCTCTGCCTCCTGGAGTCACCAACGGGACTTTGAGTTTTTCCCGCTTCTTGCCCCTCAATCCGGACGGCAGCGAATCGGCTTGCACCGTGACGCCCTACATCGTCAACACCGCGAGCGTGAATTTGGGCATCAACTCGCTGCTGGGCAACTACGCCGCTCCCTACACCACTTCGCTCGATGGAAAGGTGAACTTCCCGGCCGGCAGCGCCTACCCGAACGCAGAACCGGCCACCGGTACCCAAGTCAGCTACCGGGTCGACAACCAGACGCAGACCGAGGCCGCTTTGTTCTGGGACTACACGCTCACGCCCACCACCTCCATCAACAGCTATATCTCCTACTACCGATTGACATCCACCGCCTTCATCGCGCCGCTCTTCTTCAACACCAACTTCTTCGGAGCGGGCGAGTCGCCCTTTGCCGTCTCCCAACCGTCGCAGCCCTACAACGAGGGCAACAAACTCGAAATCCAGAGCGCACTGAACACCCAACTCACCGCCGGACAGACCCTCTCGTTTGGGATCAACTTTGTGCAGGACCGCAGCTACGCCCAGGTCGGGGGGGGTACCGGGTTCGTCGACAGCGCCATCTCGCGCACGTCCGTCTTTTTGATCGACGACATCAGCTTTAGCGACCAGCTCAAGGCAAACCTTGGTTTTCGCTACACCTACAGCACCCAGTTCGGCAGCGTCGGCACTCCCGCAGTCGGCATCCGCTACACCCCAACGAACTTCCTCTCGCTGCGGGCCAACGGTTCCTACGTGTTCAACGCGCCGAGCATCGCCGACCTCACCGTTACGGGAGGCTTCCTCCTGGCAAATCCCGGGCTGCGCCCCGAATCGGGCGTCACCTACGATGTCGGCGTCGATATTACCCCGGCGCAAAACCTGGGTGTGCAGGTCACCTATTTCAACACCTATCTGGACGGATTCATCGGTTTTGCAGCGCTCATTCAAGATGGCAACCTGCGCTTTCAACGGCAGAACCAGAATACCCGGATTGCCTCGGGCATTGAGGTGGCAGCCAACTGGCAGCTCACCGACCAGCTGCGGCTGAGAGTCGCCTACACGAACACCGACGCCCGCAATGTCGGTGCAGTCGACAGCCTAGAGCAGTCCACTTACCCGTATTTCTTTCAGTTTCAAGATCAGAGCATCCCGTTCAACAAAATCGCCGCCGCCTTTTCCTACGCAAATCAGGGGCTGAATGCCTCGCTGCTTTTTCGCTACGACGACGGCAAGCGGCGCGGGGTGACCGGCCTGGGAGGCTCGACCGATTTCACTCCATCCTTTGCAACCCTGGACCTCAATGTCGAAGTTCCCATTTCACAGAACTTTACTTTGACGGGCAGTGTCTTCAACTTGACCGATACGCAGTACGAGTACCTCAGCGGCATCCCGGCTCCAGGCACTACCTTTCGTGTGGGCGGCAGGATTGAATTTGGAGGGGATGCCCAGGGGAGCAATTAA
- the glgB gene encoding 1,4-alpha-glucan branching protein GlgB yields the protein MNPTVELRAIEALVTNLHADPFAILGPHRVEDGGGWVVRTYQPGASRVVLLGESGEVAMENYRHPDLFECAVPTDPGAYRLRVEDAWGERLIEDAYRFRGSLLSDLDSHLFAEGNHHRIYEKLGAHPAVFEGVAGVYFSVWAPGARNVSVLGDFNRWDGRFHQMRRVEHSTGIWELFIPELGEGTVYKFEIKNGFGHIYEKSDPYAFEQELRPKSGSVVADLDRYRWNDGEWLKRRALSNPLKQPLAIYEVHLGSWMRVPEEGNRFLSYTELADRLIPYIKDLGFTHIELLPILEHPFDGSWGYQVLSYYAPTSRFGTPQEFMAFVDRCHRSGIGVILDWVPAHFPKDGHGLALFDGTHLYEHADPRQGEHKEWGTLVFNYGRNEVRNFLIANALFWFERYHIDGIRVDAVAAMLYLDYSRKNGEWVANRYGGRENLEAIGFLRQLNELIFLYYPGALSIAEESTAWPLVTRPPYLGGLGFNLKWHMGWMHDTLAYFRTDPLFRRYRHNDITFSITYTFYENFVLALSHDEVVHMKGSIIGKMPGDGWQKFANLRALFTFMYGHPGKKTLFMGMEFAQGREWNAHQSLDWHLLDHSQHRQIQQFFRDLNRLYAGEPALYEEDCNPAGFFWIDCNDVLNSVFTFVRRGKDPNEQLLFVCNFTPAYHSHYRVGVPEAGFWQEIFNSDSGLYGGSNKGNLGGLWSENWGVHGQPHSLGLQLPPLGCLVLKRRQEQGS from the coding sequence ATGAATCCAACTGTGGAGCTGCGGGCTATCGAAGCGCTGGTGACCAATTTGCACGCCGATCCGTTTGCCATTCTCGGTCCGCACCGAGTTGAGGACGGTGGTGGCTGGGTGGTACGGACCTACCAACCGGGTGCTTCCCGAGTGGTACTGCTCGGCGAATCCGGCGAGGTGGCGATGGAGAATTATCGGCACCCGGATCTGTTTGAGTGCGCCGTGCCCACAGATCCAGGGGCCTACCGGCTGCGGGTGGAAGACGCTTGGGGCGAGCGTTTGATTGAGGATGCCTATCGCTTTCGCGGCTCGCTCTTGAGCGATCTCGACAGCCACCTGTTTGCCGAGGGCAACCACCACCGCATCTACGAGAAATTGGGTGCCCACCCGGCCGTCTTCGAGGGGGTGGCGGGGGTTTACTTTTCGGTGTGGGCGCCCGGTGCCCGCAATGTGAGTGTGTTGGGCGACTTTAACCGCTGGGACGGCCGCTTCCACCAGATGCGCAGAGTCGAACACTCCACCGGCATCTGGGAACTGTTTATTCCCGAACTGGGCGAAGGAACAGTCTACAAATTCGAGATCAAAAACGGCTTTGGCCACATCTACGAAAAATCCGACCCCTACGCCTTTGAGCAGGAACTGCGCCCCAAGAGCGGTTCGGTGGTGGCCGATCTCGACCGCTACCGCTGGAACGACGGCGAATGGCTCAAACGGCGCGCACTCTCCAACCCGCTCAAGCAGCCGCTTGCCATCTACGAGGTGCACCTGGGCTCCTGGATGCGGGTACCCGAGGAAGGCAACCGCTTCTTGAGTTATACCGAACTGGCGGACAGGCTCATTCCTTACATCAAGGATCTGGGCTTTACCCACATCGAACTGCTGCCGATCCTGGAGCACCCCTTCGACGGCAGTTGGGGCTACCAGGTGCTGAGCTACTACGCGCCGACATCGCGCTTCGGCACTCCCCAAGAATTTATGGCCTTTGTCGATCGCTGCCACCGGTCAGGCATCGGCGTCATCCTCGACTGGGTACCGGCCCACTTTCCCAAAGATGGCCACGGCCTCGCTCTATTTGACGGCACACACCTCTACGAGCACGCCGATCCGCGCCAGGGTGAGCACAAAGAATGGGGCACCCTGGTCTTCAACTACGGACGCAACGAGGTGCGCAATTTCCTGATTGCCAACGCCCTATTCTGGTTCGAGCGCTACCATATCGACGGCATCCGGGTGGATGCGGTAGCGGCGATGCTCTATCTCGACTACTCGCGCAAGAACGGCGAGTGGGTGGCCAACCGCTACGGCGGGCGCGAGAACCTCGAAGCGATCGGCTTTTTGCGCCAGCTCAATGAACTGATTTTTCTTTACTACCCCGGGGCACTCTCGATCGCCGAGGAGTCGACCGCCTGGCCCCTGGTCACACGCCCCCCCTATCTCGGGGGCCTGGGCTTCAACCTCAAGTGGCACATGGGCTGGATGCACGACACCCTCGCCTACTTCCGCACCGATCCGCTCTTTCGCCGCTACCGGCACAACGACATCACCTTCTCGATCACTTACACGTTCTACGAAAATTTTGTGCTCGCCCTTTCCCACGACGAAGTCGTGCACATGAAAGGCTCGATCATCGGCAAGATGCCCGGGGACGGCTGGCAAAAATTTGCCAATTTGCGGGCGCTCTTCACCTTTATGTACGGGCATCCGGGCAAGAAGACGCTGTTTATGGGCATGGAATTTGCCCAGGGCCGCGAGTGGAACGCTCACCAATCGCTCGATTGGCACCTGCTCGACCACTCCCAGCACCGGCAGATCCAGCAGTTCTTCCGCGACCTTAACCGGCTTTACGCCGGCGAGCCCGCGCTTTACGAAGAGGACTGCAACCCGGCGGGGTTTTTCTGGATCGACTGCAACGATGTGCTCAACAGCGTCTTCACCTTCGTGCGGCGCGGCAAAGACCCGAACGAACAATTGCTTTTTGTCTGCAACTTCACCCCGGCCTACCATTCTCACTACCGGGTGGGTGTACCGGAGGCGGGTTTCTGGCAAGAAATATTCAACAGCGACTCCGGTCTCTACGGAGGCAGCAACAAAGGCAACCTCGGCGGCCTGTGGAGCGAGAACTGGGGCGTCCACGGCCAGCCTCACTCGCTGGGCCTGCAACTGCCTCCTCTGGGCTGCCTGGTCCTCAAGCGGCGCCAGGAACAGGGCAGCTAA
- a CDS encoding ABC transporter permease, translating to MIIRIARKETTEIVRDGRFRLAALIVGCLLLASLAAGWKHYSDSATERAAAERITRAQWLAQGRKNPHSAAHYGVYAFRPQLPLASVDVGVEKYVGAAVWLEAHKQNDFRYRPAQDATAVQRFSELTAATVLQQLLPLLIVLLTFGAFADERERGTLRQVLSLGVPRRDLALGKALGTSFALSLLLVPATILGVIALALSAGPDAMITSAVRVLLMGASYLVYFGTFVGLSLAVSAAVRSSQLALVLLLAFWIGNGLVAPRAVADLARRVYPGPSALAFAQAVKQDIDNGVTGHNSADARLAVLKAQTLKQYGVKRVEDLPINFDAIALQEGENYGNKVFDKHYGSLWQTFERQNTVHQWGALFAPLLAVRTLSMGLSGTDFAQHRDFARAAESYRRGLIKTMNEEMLHTEAGNWEDTVGAETWAKVPAFTYRMPSVGWVLTNYSWSIVFALGWLVVGVTAAFQATTRLRVD from the coding sequence ATGATTATCCGGATCGCACGCAAAGAGACCACAGAGATCGTGCGCGACGGTCGCTTTCGGCTCGCGGCGCTCATCGTCGGGTGCCTGCTTCTGGCGTCACTGGCTGCCGGTTGGAAGCACTACAGCGATAGCGCCACAGAGCGGGCGGCGGCAGAACGGATCACCCGCGCGCAGTGGCTCGCCCAGGGCCGTAAAAATCCCCATTCGGCGGCTCACTACGGCGTGTATGCCTTCCGGCCTCAACTGCCGCTCGCGTCGGTGGACGTGGGAGTGGAGAAGTACGTCGGTGCGGCGGTATGGCTGGAGGCGCACAAGCAAAACGACTTTCGCTATCGCCCAGCCCAGGACGCCACCGCTGTGCAGCGCTTCAGCGAGCTGACCGCCGCTACGGTGCTGCAGCAGTTGCTGCCACTGCTCATCGTGCTGTTGACGTTTGGTGCTTTTGCGGATGAACGCGAGAGGGGCACGCTCAGGCAGGTGCTGAGCCTGGGGGTACCCAGGCGGGATCTGGCCCTCGGCAAAGCCCTGGGCACCAGCTTTGCCCTTTCGCTGCTGCTGGTCCCGGCGACGATTCTCGGCGTGATCGCCCTCGCCCTCTCGGCCGGGCCGGACGCAATGATCACAAGTGCAGTGCGCGTGTTGCTGATGGGTGCCAGTTATCTTGTCTACTTCGGCACATTCGTCGGCCTGTCGCTCGCTGTATCGGCCGCGGTACGCTCCTCCCAACTGGCCCTCGTGCTGTTGCTCGCTTTTTGGATCGGCAACGGCCTGGTAGCACCCCGCGCCGTTGCCGATCTGGCAAGACGCGTTTACCCCGGTCCCTCCGCCCTCGCTTTCGCTCAGGCCGTCAAGCAGGACATCGACAACGGCGTCACCGGTCACAACTCCGCCGACGCCCGCCTGGCCGTTTTGAAGGCCCAGACTCTCAAGCAGTACGGAGTCAAGCGGGTCGAGGATTTGCCGATCAACTTCGATGCCATCGCCTTGCAGGAGGGCGAGAACTACGGCAACAAAGTTTTCGACAAGCACTACGGCTCCCTCTGGCAAACTTTCGAGCGCCAGAACACCGTTCATCAATGGGGGGCACTCTTCGCACCCTTGCTGGCCGTGCGGACGCTTTCGATGGGCCTGTCCGGCACGGATTTTGCCCAGCACCGCGATTTTGCCAGGGCGGCCGAGAGCTACCGCCGCGGTTTGATCAAGACGATGAACGAGGAGATGCTCCACACAGAAGCGGGCAATTGGGAGGATACGGTCGGTGCCGAGACGTGGGCAAAGGTACCGGCTTTTACTTACCGGATGCCGTCGGTCGGCTGGGTGCTGACCAATTACTCCTGGAGCATCGTCTTTGCCCTGGGCTGGTTGGTTGTCGGTGTGACGGCCGCCTTTCAGGCTACAACCAGGCTGCGCGTCGATTGA
- a CDS encoding ABC transporter ATP-binding protein — MTLEQVPAPEGIQWDGQTLPPRPSGFWKLLAMLKSHFWLMGLTIASGITNQAMAIAATCLGAYLVGTAVTGSNVEALVPLLWLLGGTVLLRALMAWLEMWLAHDLAYRILADVRGALYRALERLAPSYLLDRRSGDLACSVMSDVEMLEWFYAHTVGTFVVAVVVPVGALIALATLHGLLVLSLLPALVLVVSIPLWFGRRASREGKALRRQLGEVNAEVVDAVQGLREIVAFGQGGYFGERLARRDRELRKSQMAHGGRAGLEGALTNGAVSLGMLCVLAAAAYLVARGSLGFAFFPLSIVLAAYTFEPVVALTRITQNLGVIFAAAERVFAVLDAPALVEDKVAAPPTGQIVPHVRFNQVSFRYGPALPNALENVSFEVAAGETVALVGHSGAGKSTCIHLLLRFWDTTAGSVTIGGHDLRNFPQATLRELIALVPQDIYLFNMSIRDNIRLGRPAACDEEVKAAARLALADEFVCCLPQGYDTNAGERGLQLSGGQRQRIAIARALLKNSPILVMDEAVSNLDTENELALQTAMDRLRSGRTTLVIAHRLSTIRSADRIVVLQAGQVVETGTHAQLMRRGGRYAELLAAQHN, encoded by the coding sequence ACCATCGCTTCTGGGATCACCAACCAGGCCATGGCGATTGCCGCCACTTGCCTCGGGGCTTATCTGGTCGGTACAGCGGTAACTGGCAGCAACGTCGAGGCGCTCGTACCCCTGCTGTGGCTTCTGGGCGGTACCGTGCTGCTGCGGGCACTGATGGCCTGGCTTGAGATGTGGCTCGCCCACGATCTGGCCTACCGCATCCTGGCCGATGTGCGCGGCGCACTGTATCGGGCACTCGAACGACTGGCGCCAAGTTATCTGCTCGATCGCCGCAGCGGGGATCTCGCTTGCTCCGTGATGTCCGACGTTGAGATGCTGGAGTGGTTTTACGCCCACACGGTGGGAACGTTTGTCGTGGCCGTGGTCGTGCCGGTCGGCGCACTGATTGCCCTGGCGACGCTGCATGGACTGCTGGTGCTCTCGTTGTTGCCGGCCCTCGTCCTGGTGGTGAGTATTCCTCTGTGGTTTGGCCGGCGTGCCTCCCGCGAAGGCAAGGCGTTGCGCCGGCAGTTGGGCGAAGTCAACGCGGAGGTCGTGGATGCGGTGCAGGGATTGCGAGAGATCGTCGCTTTCGGCCAGGGCGGGTATTTCGGCGAAAGGCTTGCCCGTCGCGACCGGGAGCTGCGCAAAAGCCAGATGGCCCACGGCGGCCGGGCTGGTCTTGAGGGTGCTCTCACCAATGGGGCGGTTTCCCTGGGTATGCTGTGCGTGCTCGCGGCGGCCGCCTACCTGGTGGCACGTGGGTCGCTCGGCTTCGCTTTTTTCCCGTTGAGTATTGTGCTTGCCGCTTACACCTTTGAGCCCGTCGTGGCGCTCACCCGAATCACTCAGAACCTCGGCGTGATTTTCGCAGCGGCAGAGCGGGTCTTCGCGGTGCTCGATGCGCCGGCTTTGGTCGAGGACAAAGTGGCAGCGCCCCCTACCGGACAGATAGTGCCCCACGTGCGATTCAATCAAGTCAGCTTCCGCTACGGTCCGGCGCTCCCCAATGCCCTGGAGAATGTCTCGTTCGAGGTGGCAGCGGGAGAAACGGTTGCTTTGGTCGGGCACTCCGGTGCGGGTAAATCCACCTGCATTCACCTGCTGCTGCGCTTTTGGGACACTACGGCCGGATCGGTCACGATCGGGGGCCATGATTTGCGCAATTTTCCGCAAGCCACGCTGCGGGAACTGATCGCACTGGTGCCGCAAGATATTTATTTATTCAATATGAGCATCCGGGACAACATTCGCCTGGGTCGGCCCGCCGCTTGCGACGAAGAAGTCAAAGCAGCCGCCCGCCTGGCCTTGGCAGACGAATTTGTCTGCTGCTTGCCCCAGGGCTATGACACGAATGCTGGTGAGCGTGGCCTGCAATTATCAGGTGGGCAGCGCCAGCGCATTGCCATCGCACGAGCGTTGCTCAAAAATTCACCCATCCTCGTGATGGACGAAGCAGTTTCCAACCTGGACACCGAGAATGAACTGGCACTCCAGACAGCCATGGACCGCCTGCGCTCCGGACGGACCACGCTGGTGATTGCCCATCGGCTTTCGACCATCCGCAGCGCCGATCGGATTGTCGTCCTCCAAGCCGGACAGGTAGTCGAGACAGGAACCCACGCGCAACTGATGCGGCGTGGGGGGCGCTACGCCGAACTGCTTGCCGCGCAGCACAACTGA